Proteins encoded by one window of Filimonas effusa:
- a CDS encoding efflux RND transporter periplasmic adaptor subunit yields the protein MTGHTTKKDSSRYEVGKVMEMPLSSYVKLPGQLKPYDEVFIYAKVNGFVKNVLADRGTVVRKGQVLIQLEAPEMESQMQAAISKYLQAQENAVASKEKYKRLKEAALEEGAVAPLDLDMAASRMKADEAIVMSEKSNVAAMKNIINYLTITAPFDGVIVQRNISAGGLVGPGGKSNELPMMVLQHLQKLRLEVYIPEAYVDKVDLKHQVSFTFNSMPGKENRANISRTANALSSMRSEAIEIDVNNSSQELKPGMYAEVKVPLLSGAKSLLVPSHAIVRSTERQYIIKVVDGKAHFADIKEGLKANEQTEIFGDVSKDDEIVLHATDEITEGTVIR from the coding sequence ATGACCGGGCATACAACGAAAAAAGACAGCAGTCGTTATGAAGTAGGTAAGGTCATGGAAATGCCTTTATCGAGCTATGTAAAGCTTCCGGGGCAGCTTAAGCCTTATGATGAAGTGTTCATTTATGCTAAAGTAAATGGTTTCGTTAAAAACGTGTTGGCCGATCGTGGTACGGTGGTTCGCAAAGGGCAGGTGTTAATACAGCTGGAGGCCCCGGAAATGGAATCACAGATGCAGGCTGCAATATCCAAGTACCTGCAGGCGCAGGAGAATGCGGTAGCGAGTAAGGAGAAGTATAAACGTTTGAAAGAGGCTGCTCTTGAAGAGGGCGCTGTAGCGCCGCTTGATCTTGATATGGCGGCTTCGCGCATGAAAGCTGATGAGGCCATTGTGATGTCGGAAAAGTCGAATGTTGCGGCAATGAAGAACATCATTAACTACCTTACTATAACGGCACCTTTTGATGGGGTTATTGTTCAGCGGAATATTTCTGCAGGCGGGCTGGTGGGTCCAGGGGGTAAATCGAATGAGTTGCCTATGATGGTGCTGCAGCATCTTCAGAAGCTAAGGCTCGAGGTTTATATTCCCGAAGCTTATGTAGATAAGGTGGATTTAAAGCACCAGGTGAGTTTTACTTTTAACAGCATGCCGGGTAAAGAGAACAGGGCCAACATTAGCCGTACTGCCAACGCCCTTAGCAGTATGCGTTCTGAAGCGATAGAGATAGATGTTAACAACAGCAGCCAGGAATTGAAGCCTGGCATGTATGCCGAAGTAAAGGTGCCGCTCTTGTCGGGCGCGAAATCGCTGCTGGTTCCCAGTCATGCTATCGTGCGCTCTACAGAACGGCAGTATATCATAAAAGTGGTGGATGGCAAGGCGCATTTTGCAGACATTAAAGAAGGCCTTAAGGCAAATGAACAAACGGAGATCTTTGGCGATGTATCTAAAGATGATGAAATTGTTTTACATGCTACTGATGAGATTACGGAAGGCACGGTGATAAGGTAG
- a CDS encoding imm11 family protein, whose protein sequence is MNYFLEITSLPDYPVKFGKNNPDIDNDIDLGKFINPSVLTEPLHYADANNSDLPWDTILQYDAMRSVSGGIIVSTRLKNLIDLQFPHQVQLLECDIAYRGHIATGFYVMNVYTKLPCYDLERSVYEKSAVDQSFDFEKIALIDGILEEYEIEYHIVRSSFDNRIVVSEAFKTVMEEYNINALEFSPSFVAEW, encoded by the coding sequence ATGAACTACTTCCTTGAAATCACGAGCTTGCCAGACTATCCCGTTAAATTCGGTAAAAACAATCCTGATATCGATAATGATATCGATCTTGGAAAATTTATTAATCCTTCAGTTCTTACTGAGCCACTGCATTATGCAGATGCCAACAACAGTGATCTTCCGTGGGACACCATTCTGCAGTACGATGCTATGCGCTCTGTTTCCGGGGGGATAATTGTAAGCACCAGGCTCAAGAATCTTATAGATCTTCAGTTTCCGCACCAGGTACAACTCCTGGAGTGTGATATTGCATATCGTGGACATATTGCAACAGGTTTTTACGTTATGAATGTTTACACTAAACTTCCCTGCTACGATCTTGAAAGATCTGTTTATGAAAAAAGTGCTGTAGACCAGTCTTTCGACTTTGAAAAGATAGCGCTCATTGACGGCATATTGGAGGAGTATGAAATTGAATACCATATTGTACGCTCTTCTTTTGATAACAGGATAGTGGTGTCTGAAGCATTTAAGACGGTGATGGAGGAGTATAATATAAATGCGCTGGAGTTTTCGCCTTCGTTTGTGGCGGAGTGGTAG
- the cas1 gene encoding type II CRISPR-associated endonuclease Cas1 — MIKRTLYFGSQAYLRTNTEQMVIELSESGEIKSAPIEDIGVLILDHQQITITQSLIAKLLANNVALITCDNTHHPVGLMLNLDGHTLQSQKFQCQVEASVPLKKQLWQQTVEAKLVNQAAVLKAERINNKYILNLAQKVKSGDSDNCEAQAASYYWKYIFPDFLEFRRERYGPPPNNLLNYGYALVRAIVARGLVASGLLPTLGIFHRNQYNAYCLADDIMEPYRPFVDKIVCQIIRGNGRFLEMTPSMKKMLLEIPVMDVLIDGQKSPLMNAVQRTTASLAKCFEGKGRKILYPVLE; from the coding sequence ATGATAAAACGTACTTTATATTTTGGTAGTCAAGCATACCTCAGAACAAATACTGAGCAAATGGTTATTGAATTATCAGAAAGTGGCGAGATCAAATCGGCTCCCATAGAAGATATTGGCGTACTTATATTGGATCATCAACAGATAACTATAACGCAATCCTTAATAGCGAAACTGTTAGCTAATAACGTTGCGCTTATCACCTGTGATAACACACATCATCCCGTTGGCCTTATGCTAAATCTTGATGGCCATACCCTACAAAGTCAGAAATTTCAATGCCAGGTAGAGGCCTCGGTTCCTCTAAAAAAACAATTATGGCAACAAACAGTCGAAGCCAAACTAGTTAACCAGGCAGCGGTATTAAAAGCCGAACGGATAAACAACAAATATATCCTAAACCTTGCCCAAAAAGTAAAAAGCGGCGACAGTGACAACTGCGAAGCACAGGCCGCTTCTTATTATTGGAAATATATTTTCCCCGACTTCCTCGAGTTCCGACGCGAACGCTACGGCCCACCTCCAAACAATCTCCTGAACTATGGATATGCACTTGTAAGAGCAATAGTAGCCCGGGGGCTGGTTGCAAGCGGACTACTACCAACACTAGGAATTTTTCATCGGAATCAATACAATGCCTATTGCCTCGCCGATGACATAATGGAGCCTTACCGTCCCTTCGTTGATAAAATAGTATGTCAAATCATCAGAGGCAACGGCCGGTTCCTGGAGATGACGCCTTCTATGAAAAAAATGCTTTTAGAAATTCCTGTTATGGATGTCCTTATCGATGGACAAAAAAGTCCGTTAATGAATGCAGTTCAGCGAACGACAGCAAGTTTGGCCAAATGTTTTGAGGGAAAAGGCCGAAAGATATTATACCCGGTACTGGAGTAA
- the cas2 gene encoding CRISPR-associated endonuclease Cas2 yields the protein MFNRLNAYRIMWVLVFFDLPTETKKDRKQYALFRKRVLADGFQMFQFSMYIRHCSSRENADVHLKRIKSILPPKGHVGIMCVTDKQFGMMEIFRGHDLVNGPETIQQLELF from the coding sequence ATGTTTAACCGTTTAAACGCCTATCGTATTATGTGGGTACTCGTATTCTTTGACTTGCCCACTGAAACCAAAAAAGATCGCAAGCAATATGCTCTTTTCAGGAAAAGAGTACTGGCAGACGGTTTCCAGATGTTCCAGTTCAGTATGTATATCCGCCATTGCAGCAGCCGTGAAAATGCTGACGTTCACCTGAAGAGAATCAAAAGCATTTTACCTCCCAAAGGGCATGTTGGCATCATGTGCGTTACCGATAAACAATTTGGCATGATGGAAATTTTCCGGGGCCACGATTTGGTTAACGGCCCAGAAACAATTCAACAACTTGAGCTTTTTTAA
- the cas9 gene encoding type II CRISPR RNA-guided endonuclease Cas9 (Cas9, originally named Csn1, is the large, multifunctional signature protein of type II CRISPR/Cas systems. It is well known even to general audiences because its RNA-guided endonuclease activity has made it a popular tool for custom editing of eukaryotic genomes.): MNRILGLDLGTNSIGWALIEQDFQNKYGKILGMGTRVIPMSQDILGEFGKGNSVSQTKDRTQFRSTRRLRERYLLRRERLHRVLNILNFLPQHYASSIDFEKRLGKFIAETEPKIAYKNSWDEQKNKKNYEFIFKDAFGEMLEDFRQHQPLLLVDEKGQPRLVPYDWTIYYLRKKALTRKIEKEALAWILLNFNQKRGYYQLRGEEEEENTSKSVEFHSLKVIEVIADETQKGKADTWYTLLLENGWKYRRSSKTPLFDWKNKVRDFIVTTELNDDGSVKTDKEGNEKRSFRAPGEDDWTLLKKKTEQEIAKSKHTVGEFIYDALLKNPQQKIKGKLVRTIERKFYKDELRQILQKQKEFHPELQNEELYSDCIRELYRNNEGHRELLNSKEFVHLFLDDIIFYQRPLRSQKSSIGNCTLEPAITYLDKGVEKEKRLKATPKSNPYYQEFRLWQWICNLSIYKKENDSNVTTDFLSSPEDAERLFDFLNNRKNIEQKTLLKYFLEQKGFKGKLLAAETEKFRWNYVEDKDYPCNETAALINSRLEKIEGVNPGFLTREIMQQLWHIIYSVTDKIDYEKALKTFAQKHLLPESGFVESFRKFPPFKSEYASFSEKAIKKLLPLMRLGKHWSWDSIDKASQLRIEKLLTGEYDPGISDRVREKLSSLTKETDYQALPLWMAQYVVYNRHSEAASLDKWSSVADLEAYLQAFRQHSLRNPIVEQVIMETLRVVKDIWIQYGQGAKDFFNEIHVELGREMKNTKDDREKMSRQVIENENTNLRIKALLAEMMNDGQMQNIRPYSPMQQEILKIYEEGVLLSGIEIDDDILKISKTAQPSPADLRRYKLWLEQKYRSPYTGNIIPLNKLFTPEYEIEHIIPQSRYFDDSFSNKVICEAAVNKLKGNHIGLAFIKKFHGQKVECGLGTIPATIFEVAAYEEFVKQHYSKNRSKRNKLLLEEIPEKMIARQLNDTRYISKFISSLLSNIVRASENDDGVNSKNIIPGNGKITTELKQHWGLNDVWNELILPRFERMNALTNTSLYTAWSNNHQKFLPAVPLEASRGFSKKRIDHRHHAMDALVIACATRDHINLLNNKHADSPQQRFDLNRKLRKFKKTSYTHPQTGELIERDIPDDFLKPWESFTTDARNSLEKIIVSFKQNLRVINKATNHYEKYIEKEEGLVKSVQVQQGVNWAIRKPMHKDTVFGLVQLRRKKEVSLSLALDVINDITNKALRKELQSMAKQGKDKKEILKYFKAANNIWKDIDITRVEIFYQENDNVASRVSLDDSFDEKRIESITDTGIQKILNNHLANYKGRLDEKGKEIAPPLLAFSPEGVEELNKNIKALNKGKAHQPILKVRTYEPKGNKFNIGETGNKKAKYVVAAKGTNLFFAVYQGKDGKRNYETVPLNITIERQKQELPPVPLENQNGDPLLFALSPNDLVYVPSAEERTAENSINNGNFDAQRVANIYKVVSFTSNQIFFVRQDVATSIVNKAEFSALNKMERTINGTMIKEVCVKLNIDRLGHIKL; this comes from the coding sequence ATGAACAGAATTCTCGGATTAGACCTCGGCACCAACTCTATCGGCTGGGCGTTGATTGAGCAGGATTTCCAGAACAAATATGGTAAAATACTAGGCATGGGTACCCGCGTGATACCAATGTCACAGGATATATTAGGCGAATTTGGTAAGGGAAATTCCGTCTCTCAAACAAAAGACCGAACCCAGTTCAGAAGCACAAGAAGACTAAGAGAACGATATCTTTTAAGGAGAGAACGCTTGCATAGGGTATTAAATATATTGAACTTCCTGCCCCAACACTACGCATCAAGCATCGACTTTGAAAAGCGCCTGGGCAAATTCATAGCTGAAACAGAACCTAAGATTGCCTACAAAAACAGCTGGGATGAACAAAAAAACAAAAAGAACTATGAATTCATATTCAAAGATGCCTTCGGCGAAATGCTTGAAGATTTCAGACAACATCAGCCACTATTACTGGTAGATGAAAAAGGGCAACCTCGCCTGGTCCCCTATGACTGGACAATCTATTATCTGCGGAAAAAAGCATTGACCAGGAAAATAGAAAAAGAAGCATTAGCCTGGATACTACTCAACTTCAATCAGAAAAGAGGTTATTACCAGCTTCGCGGAGAAGAGGAAGAAGAGAATACCAGCAAGTCGGTTGAATTTCATTCACTGAAGGTCATAGAGGTAATTGCAGATGAAACGCAAAAAGGCAAGGCAGATACCTGGTACACCCTACTACTGGAGAACGGCTGGAAATACAGGCGCTCAAGCAAAACACCCTTATTTGACTGGAAAAACAAAGTCAGAGATTTTATTGTCACCACCGAATTAAATGACGATGGTTCTGTAAAAACCGATAAAGAAGGAAATGAGAAAAGAAGTTTCCGCGCTCCCGGTGAAGACGACTGGACGCTATTGAAAAAGAAAACAGAACAGGAAATCGCGAAATCGAAGCATACCGTTGGTGAATTTATTTATGACGCCTTACTTAAGAATCCTCAACAAAAGATCAAAGGAAAACTGGTACGTACAATAGAACGAAAGTTTTATAAAGACGAACTAAGACAAATCCTGCAAAAACAAAAGGAATTTCATCCGGAGTTACAGAATGAGGAACTGTATAGCGATTGCATCCGGGAACTCTATCGCAACAACGAAGGGCATCGGGAATTATTAAACAGCAAAGAGTTCGTCCACCTGTTCCTGGACGATATCATCTTCTATCAACGTCCATTGCGAAGCCAGAAATCATCTATTGGCAACTGTACGCTGGAGCCAGCCATCACCTACCTTGATAAAGGAGTAGAAAAAGAGAAACGTTTAAAAGCAACTCCAAAGTCCAATCCTTACTACCAGGAATTCCGCCTGTGGCAATGGATCTGCAATCTTTCTATTTACAAAAAAGAGAATGACAGCAACGTAACAACTGATTTTCTAAGCAGCCCGGAAGATGCAGAAAGACTGTTCGATTTTTTAAACAACAGAAAAAACATAGAGCAAAAAACACTGCTCAAATATTTCCTCGAACAGAAGGGATTCAAAGGCAAGCTACTTGCTGCGGAAACAGAAAAATTTCGCTGGAACTATGTAGAAGATAAAGATTACCCCTGTAATGAAACCGCAGCCCTGATAAATTCAAGGTTGGAAAAAATAGAAGGAGTCAATCCTGGATTTCTTACCAGGGAAATCATGCAGCAGCTATGGCATATCATTTATTCAGTTACTGATAAAATAGACTATGAAAAGGCACTTAAAACCTTTGCTCAAAAGCACCTGTTGCCTGAATCGGGATTTGTAGAATCATTCAGGAAGTTTCCCCCCTTTAAGAGCGAATATGCTTCCTTTTCAGAAAAAGCCATCAAAAAGCTGTTGCCATTAATGCGGCTTGGAAAACACTGGTCCTGGGATAGCATTGATAAAGCATCACAACTTAGAATAGAGAAACTACTAACAGGTGAATACGATCCGGGAATCAGCGATCGCGTAAGGGAAAAGCTCAGTTCGCTCACGAAAGAAACAGACTACCAGGCCCTGCCTTTATGGATGGCCCAATACGTAGTGTATAACCGTCACTCCGAAGCAGCATCTCTCGATAAGTGGTCTTCAGTAGCAGATCTTGAAGCCTATTTGCAAGCCTTCAGGCAACATAGCTTGCGCAATCCTATTGTAGAACAGGTTATAATGGAAACACTCCGGGTTGTAAAAGACATATGGATACAATATGGCCAGGGAGCCAAAGACTTCTTCAATGAAATTCATGTTGAGCTAGGCAGGGAAATGAAGAATACAAAAGACGACAGGGAAAAAATGAGCAGGCAGGTGATAGAAAATGAGAACACCAACCTTCGTATCAAAGCATTACTGGCCGAAATGATGAACGATGGTCAAATGCAAAACATTCGCCCTTATTCACCAATGCAGCAGGAGATCCTGAAAATATACGAGGAGGGCGTTTTATTGTCCGGCATAGAAATAGATGACGATATATTAAAAATAAGCAAAACAGCACAACCTTCCCCTGCAGATCTGCGACGCTATAAGTTATGGCTGGAGCAAAAATACCGGTCGCCTTACACCGGCAATATCATTCCGCTGAATAAGCTGTTTACACCCGAATACGAAATAGAACATATCATTCCTCAAAGTCGCTACTTCGATGATAGCTTTAGTAATAAGGTAATTTGCGAAGCAGCAGTAAACAAACTAAAAGGTAATCACATAGGCTTGGCCTTTATCAAAAAGTTCCATGGGCAGAAAGTAGAGTGCGGACTCGGAACAATACCCGCAACAATTTTTGAGGTAGCGGCATATGAAGAATTTGTAAAGCAGCACTACTCCAAAAATCGCAGCAAACGCAACAAATTATTACTGGAAGAGATCCCGGAAAAGATGATAGCCAGACAACTGAATGACACACGCTATATCAGCAAATTCATATCTTCCTTACTATCGAATATAGTACGGGCATCAGAGAACGACGATGGTGTCAATTCAAAAAACATCATTCCCGGCAACGGCAAAATCACCACCGAATTAAAGCAACACTGGGGCCTGAATGACGTTTGGAATGAACTGATCCTACCGCGCTTCGAGCGGATGAATGCATTAACGAACACATCACTATATACAGCCTGGAGCAACAATCATCAGAAGTTTTTGCCTGCGGTTCCACTGGAAGCCTCAAGGGGATTTTCAAAGAAACGGATAGATCACCGGCACCACGCAATGGATGCCCTGGTAATAGCTTGTGCAACGAGAGATCATATCAACTTACTAAATAACAAGCATGCCGATTCTCCCCAGCAGCGGTTCGATCTAAACAGAAAACTAAGAAAGTTTAAGAAGACATCGTACACACACCCACAGACCGGAGAATTGATAGAAAGAGACATTCCGGATGATTTTCTTAAACCATGGGAGAGCTTTACAACGGATGCCCGGAATAGCCTGGAAAAGATCATTGTCAGCTTTAAGCAAAACCTGCGGGTGATCAACAAAGCCACCAATCACTACGAAAAGTACATAGAAAAAGAAGAAGGGCTTGTTAAAAGCGTTCAGGTGCAGCAGGGAGTGAACTGGGCAATTAGAAAGCCCATGCACAAAGACACCGTCTTCGGCCTGGTACAATTGCGAAGAAAAAAAGAGGTTTCCTTAAGCTTAGCCCTGGATGTTATAAACGACATCACCAATAAAGCGCTTAGAAAAGAGCTTCAATCGATGGCAAAACAAGGAAAAGATAAAAAAGAGATCCTCAAGTATTTCAAAGCGGCCAACAACATATGGAAGGATATAGACATAACCCGGGTAGAAATTTTTTATCAGGAAAACGACAATGTAGCATCACGAGTATCTCTCGACGATAGCTTTGATGAAAAGCGAATTGAATCAATTACGGATACCGGCATTCAAAAGATCTTGAATAATCACCTGGCCAACTACAAGGGTCGTTTGGATGAAAAAGGAAAAGAGATAGCGCCCCCCCTACTGGCCTTCTCACCTGAAGGAGTTGAAGAGTTAAATAAAAATATCAAAGCACTTAATAAAGGAAAGGCGCATCAGCCTATTTTAAAAGTGCGTACCTATGAACCCAAAGGAAACAAATTTAATATAGGCGAAACCGGGAATAAAAAAGCCAAATATGTAGTAGCGGCCAAAGGAACCAATTTATTCTTTGCTGTCTATCAAGGCAAAGATGGCAAGCGAAATTACGAGACGGTACCTTTAAACATCACTATTGAACGCCAAAAACAAGAACTACCTCCTGTCCCCTTAGAAAATCAAAATGGCGACCCTCTTTTATTTGCTCTTTCGCCCAATGACCTTGTTTACGTCCCTTCAGCGGAGGAACGGACTGCAGAAAACAGTATCAATAATGGCAATTTTGATGCGCAACGTGTTGCCAATATCTACAAAGTAGTAAGCTTTACCAGCAATCAAATATTCTTTGTAAGGCAGGATGTGGCTACGTCTATCGTTAACAAAGCGGAGTTTTCTGCCCTGAATAAAATGGAAAGAACCATTAATGGCACAATGATAAAGGAAGTTTGCGTCAAGCTGAATATTGACAGATTGGGACATATAAAGCTTTAA
- a CDS encoding efflux RND transporter permease subunit yields the protein MSLVSSALKKPIATIVVTASLLIFSVLSAIKIPIDIFPQLNMPTIYVIESYGGMSAQQMEGFFSTRLQDQFLYVNGIKEITSKNIQGITMLKLSFYEKTNMAEASAQVALQVNRAMRFFPPGAIPPQVVRFDASSLPVGQMVLSSQTRSLKEIYDLAATRVRPMFSSVAGLSAPPPFGANSRSITINVNPDKLRSYHITPDEVVAALTKYNVMSPSGNLRLNNIMYVTTMNSLIQKVEDFGNIPVVIKNGVPVLIKDVARVADAADVTVDYALINGKRSVYIPVVKTADASTWTVVQQLKGKIPEIQSLLPEDVKVSYEFDQSVFVVNAVKSLITEGALGALLTGLMVLLFLRDLRSSLIVVITIPVSLLIGVLMLGLFGQTINIMTLSGLALAIGILVDQSTVTIENIHQHLEMGKAKKQAIFDACREIAFPLLLILLCILAVFAPSFIMTGVPRAMFLPLSLSIGFTMIASFVAAQTIVPILSNWLIKAERYQHYDHGTIHAHAGEALNSEEQKQVEEHQKQEEAQPAKNDFFERVKMRYRNLLTRWMPRRKFIVATYLVVIFALAAGGFAIIGKDMMPAVNSGQFQLRIKEPDGTRLERTEEKLRQVLRIIDTTVQHKVAISSAYIGLIPSSYGISNLYVFNTGTHEAVVQVNLDEKYKVNTDELKDALRRNILYAHPELRLNFEPIDMTEKIMSQGAATPIEVQVAGKDMKEIEAYAGKVVNRLKKIPYLRDVQIMQPLRFPIVSITIDRLKAAQLGLDVKDISRSVTVSTSSSRFTEKVQWLDEEKAYTYQVQVQVPEFVMNTMDELKEIPLVKGQSSLTLGDIATFKVDYVPGEYDRQGPRRYLTVGANIHKKDLGTATAEVSKALKEVGDPPRGMLAEVKGMSQLLIETMGSLQTGLVFAVLVIFLLLAANYQSFKLSLAVLSTVPAVITGSLAALLLTGSTLNLQSYMGMIMSTGVSVANAILIVTNAEQLRMSYRDSVKSAITSAGIRLRPILMTSFAMIAGMVPMASGMGEAGEQSAPLGRAVIGGLAASTLAALLVLPLVFAWTQQRASYQSSSLMPDGNVVPEGGITPDGSVKPGDV from the coding sequence ATGTCGTTAGTTTCATCAGCACTAAAGAAGCCTATAGCAACGATAGTGGTCACCGCCAGCTTGCTTATCTTCTCGGTGCTTTCCGCTATTAAGATCCCTATTGATATTTTCCCACAGCTTAATATGCCTACTATCTATGTGATAGAGTCGTATGGAGGTATGTCGGCCCAGCAGATGGAAGGTTTCTTTTCCACGCGGTTGCAGGACCAGTTTCTTTATGTGAATGGTATCAAGGAAATTACTTCCAAGAATATCCAGGGCATTACGATGCTCAAGCTTAGCTTTTATGAAAAGACCAATATGGCTGAAGCTTCGGCACAGGTGGCGTTACAGGTGAACAGGGCCATGCGCTTTTTTCCACCCGGGGCCATTCCGCCGCAGGTGGTGCGTTTTGATGCGTCGTCGCTGCCGGTAGGGCAAATGGTGCTTTCGAGCCAAACTCGCAGCCTGAAGGAGATCTATGATCTGGCTGCTACCAGGGTGCGGCCTATGTTTTCGTCGGTAGCAGGACTTAGCGCTCCGCCGCCTTTTGGAGCCAACTCAAGGTCTATCACTATTAACGTGAACCCCGATAAGCTGCGTAGCTATCATATCACACCCGATGAGGTGGTTGCCGCTCTTACAAAGTATAATGTTATGTCGCCTTCGGGCAACCTGCGTTTGAATAACATCATGTATGTAACTACCATGAACTCGCTTATTCAGAAGGTAGAAGACTTTGGCAATATTCCTGTAGTGATCAAGAATGGTGTTCCGGTGCTCATTAAAGATGTTGCCCGTGTTGCCGATGCTGCGGATGTTACTGTTGATTATGCCCTCATCAACGGCAAACGATCGGTATATATACCGGTGGTAAAAACGGCTGATGCTTCTACCTGGACTGTTGTGCAGCAGCTGAAGGGGAAGATACCGGAGATACAAAGCCTGCTTCCTGAAGATGTGAAGGTGTCTTACGAATTCGACCAATCTGTGTTTGTGGTGAATGCGGTAAAAAGTCTTATTACGGAAGGGGCGCTTGGTGCGTTGTTAACGGGGCTTATGGTGTTGCTGTTCCTGCGCGATCTGCGCAGCAGTTTGATTGTGGTGATCACTATTCCTGTATCGCTGCTTATTGGTGTGCTTATGCTTGGTTTATTCGGGCAAACGATCAACATCATGACGTTGAGTGGTCTTGCGCTGGCTATTGGTATATTGGTTGACCAGTCGACGGTAACGATAGAAAATATTCACCAGCACCTGGAGATGGGTAAGGCAAAAAAGCAGGCCATCTTCGATGCCTGCCGTGAGATAGCTTTTCCGTTGTTGCTTATACTCCTGTGTATACTGGCTGTGTTCGCGCCCTCGTTTATCATGACGGGTGTGCCAAGGGCCATGTTCTTGCCGTTGTCGCTTTCCATTGGCTTTACGATGATCGCCTCTTTTGTTGCGGCTCAAACTATAGTGCCTATTCTTTCCAACTGGCTTATAAAGGCAGAGCGTTATCAACATTATGATCATGGTACTATTCATGCGCATGCGGGCGAAGCGCTTAACAGCGAGGAGCAAAAGCAAGTGGAAGAACATCAGAAACAGGAAGAGGCACAGCCTGCAAAGAACGATTTCTTTGAGCGTGTTAAAATGCGCTACCGTAACCTGCTTACCCGCTGGATGCCGCGTCGTAAGTTTATTGTAGCTACCTATCTTGTGGTGATATTTGCGCTGGCTGCCGGCGGTTTTGCAATCATAGGAAAGGACATGATGCCTGCAGTGAACAGCGGGCAGTTTCAACTGCGTATTAAGGAGCCTGATGGCACAAGGCTGGAGCGGACAGAAGAAAAGCTGCGCCAGGTGTTACGGATCATAGATACAACGGTACAGCATAAGGTGGCTATCAGCTCTGCTTATATAGGTCTTATACCAAGCAGTTATGGTATCAGTAATCTTTATGTATTCAACACCGGTACTCATGAGGCGGTGGTGCAGGTGAACCTCGATGAAAAGTATAAGGTAAATACCGATGAGCTGAAGGATGCGCTCAGGCGTAATATACTTTATGCCCATCCTGAATTGCGCCTGAACTTTGAACCTATAGACATGACTGAAAAGATCATGAGCCAGGGCGCTGCAACGCCTATAGAAGTGCAGGTGGCGGGAAAGGATATGAAGGAGATAGAAGCCTATGCCGGTAAGGTTGTGAATCGTTTAAAGAAAATTCCATACCTGCGTGATGTTCAGATCATGCAGCCATTACGTTTCCCGATTGTATCCATCACTATCGATCGCTTGAAGGCTGCACAGCTTGGGCTTGATGTAAAGGATATTTCCCGCTCGGTAACAGTAAGTACTTCGTCCAGTCGTTTTACCGAAAAGGTGCAGTGGCTTGATGAAGAGAAAGCTTATACTTACCAGGTGCAGGTACAGGTTCCCGAATTTGTGATGAACACCATGGATGAATTAAAGGAAATTCCATTGGTGAAAGGCCAGAGCAGCCTCACTCTTGGCGATATTGCCACGTTTAAAGTGGATTATGTTCCCGGTGAGTACGACAGGCAGGGGCCGCGCCGCTATCTTACGGTTGGCGCGAACATTCATAAAAAGGATCTCGGGACTGCCACCGCGGAAGTAAGCAAAGCGCTTAAAGAAGTGGGGGATCCCCCGAGGGGTATGCTGGCTGAGGTAAAGGGGATGTCGCAGCTGCTTATAGAAACCATGGGCAGTTTGCAAACAGGGTTGGTGTTTGCCGTACTGGTCATCTTCCTGCTGCTGGCTGCCAACTACCAGTCGTTTAAATTGTCGCTGGCTGTGTTGAGTACGGTTCCTGCGGTAATTACCGGTTCGCTGGCGGCGTTATTACTTACTGGGTCTACGCTGAACCTTCAGTCGTACATGGGGATGATCATGAGTACGGGTGTATCTGTAGCCAATGCTATTTTAATTGTTACGAATGCTGAACAGTTGCGGATGAGCTATCGCGACTCCGTTAAATCTGCCATAACGAGTGCCGGCATTCGTTTAAGGCCTATTCTCATGACGAGCTTTGCTATGATAGCGGGTATGGTTCCTATGGCCTCGGGTATGGGAGAAGCCGGTGAGCAATCTGCGCCGCTGGGGCGTGCTGTTATAGGAGGGCTTGCTGCTTCTACCCTGGCTGCGTTATTGGTGTTGCCGCTGGTGTTTGCGTGGACGCAGCAGCGGGCGTCGTATCAATCATCTTCGCTGATGCCCGACGGTAATGTTGTGCCCGAAGGAGGTATAACGCCTGACGGTAGTGTAAAACCTGGTGACGTGTAA